The region CTTTGATCAAAGACGTCGGCCGCGGCATCAAGGGTGCGCGCGCTTTGGACTCGGCCACGGCCGAAGCACTGTTTGGCGCCATCCTGGACCGTGAGGTGCCCGATATGGAGTTGGGCGCCATCCTGCTGGCGCTGCGCATCAAAGGGGAAAGCCAGGCCGAGCTGGCCGGTTTTGAGCGTGCCATGCAGGCCCGAACGGCCCGTCTCGAAGTCCCCCGTGGCCCACGCTGTGTGCTGCTGCCGACCTTCAACGGGGCCCGCAAACAAGCCAATCTGCTGCCGCTGGTGGCCCTGCTCCTGGCCCGTGAAGAGGTGCCTGTGCTGATTCACGGCCGCCATGATTTCGACAGCCGGGAAAGCCCTTTTGCGCTGCTGGCGGCGCTGGGCCTGCCCCTGGCCGACTCGGTACCGGAGGCTTCGCAGCAATTGGCCGTCAAGCGACTCGCCTGCCTGCCGCTGGCGTGCTTGAACCCTGGGCTTGATGCACTGATGGCGCTGCGCCCTAGGCTGGGCGTGCGCAATAGCGGCCACAGCGTGGCCAAGCTCTTGGATGCCGCGCCGGGCCGCAGTGTGCGGGTGGTGGCCGTCACGCACCCCGAATACCTGATCAGCATGGGCGAAGCGCTGCAAGCGTCCACCACCCCCGGGGGCCGCGCCCTGCTGATGAAAGCCAGCGAAGGTGAAGCCTATGCCCATCTGCGGCGCAAGGCGCAGTTCTATGGCTTCATCAACGGCGAGCGGCATGATTTGCATGACGCCGACAGCCAGGACCTGGACTGGCCGCTTTCCGATGCCCGCGACGCGGCTGCCAACGCGCATTTGATTCAAGCCATGCTAGCGGGCGAAGAGACGATCCCGCCGCGCATTCAAGAACAGGTGCAAGTGCTGGCGCGGCTGGCCCGCGACTGAGGGTCGACCAGGCTCGCGGCGACAGCGCTGAGGATCAATCCGGCTCGGGCGCGTCGGTGTCTGAGTTGGATAGGCCAATCGCTTGACCCACCAAGGCCACATGCCCCCCGCTGATCGCATCCACCTCGATCACCAACTCGGGGAAGCGGTGCAAAAACTCCGAGAAATTGCTGCAACCCAGCGCCTGCTCGTCGAAAGAAGGCAGCAAGCGCTTGATGAAGACCTTGAGCGCGCTGCGGGACACATAGTTTTCGCCATTGCGGTCCACCAACTGCTTGAGCGCGCGCTGCAAGGCCTGCTTGGCATCGTCCAGCGAGGGCGAACCCACCGCTTCTTCAGCATCTGCGTCCGCAGTGGCCGTGGGTGCCGGGACCAGCGGGGCTTCTAGGGCCACACCGGGCTCGGCCGAGGCGGCCAGCAGGTTTTGGTAGAACTTGAACTCATTGCAACTCGCACTCCAGAAGCGGTTGCTATAGCCGGCCACGCCCACCCCGGCGATGAAGCGGCCGGCCTGCTTGACCTTTTGCGCCAGGCTGATGAAGTCGCTGTCGCTGGAGATCACGACCACATGGGTCAGGTGCGGGTGGTTGTGGACATCGCTGAGCGCGTCCAGCGCCATGCGGATGTCGGCGCTGTTCTTCATATTCGAGCCGCGCGGGAACATCTGGATCAAATCCACCCCGGCCTCGTTCAGGGCATGGCGATAGTTGGCGAAGAACTGCCAGTTGCCATAGGCGCGGTTGATGATGATGTCGCCCAGCGAAGCCGCGTATTCCAGAATCGGCTTGAGGTCCACAAACACCGGCTGCGGCTTGAAGCGGTTCTCGCTGTAGGCACCGTCGCCGTGGGCGTTGTTGGCCAGCACGGCGTGCAGATTTTCGAAATCCCAGTAAATCGCCACCTTGGTGGGCTCGAATCGTTGTGGGCTGTGTGGATGCATGGGAACTGTTGTTGAACAAACGCTCAAGAAACGCTCAAGGGGGAAGCGGGGCTCCGAGCTTAACGAGATTCCGGCGCGCCGCTTGCACAAATCCCAGCTGACGCGCCCAATCGCCGAGCTGGGATGACGGTGGCCGGCTTGGCGTAATTGAACAGAGGCCACTTGCCCTCAGCCGGCAGCCCTATATACGCAAAAGAAGATAAGCAATTTACAAACAAGTAGTTTGCTTATATAGAGCCCATCCCTACAGTCCGAAGCTCGTTCAGCCCTGCATGGGGCTCACACAAGGAATCTGGATGGACTGGATAGCAATCGCAAGCGGCTTCGGTGTCGGCGCCATCGTCGGGGTAACCGGCGTGGGCGGCGGCTCACTGATGACGCCGCTGCTGCTGTCGGTCTTCAAGCTCAACCCGGCGGTGGCCATCGGCACCGACCTGTGGTTTGCCGCCATCACCAAACTCTCAGGCTCGGCCGCCCATGCGCGCCACGGCCATGTGAAGTGGGGCATCACCGGCCTGCTGCTAGCTGGCAGCATCCCGGCCTCCATCGCCACCGTGGCGCTGATGCACTTCACCGGCATCACCAAGGGCTGGGCCAGCACCCTGACCTTCTCGCTGGGCATTGCCCTGTTGCTGACGGCAGTCGTCGTCGCATTCAAAAAGAGCTGGCAGGCCGTGGGTTTGCGGCTGGAGCGCGTCATTCCGGCCTCGCGCAAGCCGGCCTTGACGATTGCCTCGGGCGTGATCCTGGGCGTGCTGGTGTCGCTGTCGTCCATCGGCGCCGGCGCGATCGGCGCCACCTTGATTCTGTTGATTTACCCGCGCCTGGAAACCCGCTACATCGTGGGCAGTGATATCGCCCACGCCGTGCCCCTGACCCTGGTGGCCGGCATCGGCCACGCCACGCTGGGCCATGTCAACTGGGGCTTGCTGCTGCCGCTTTTGATCGGCTCTATCCCCGGCATCTGGCTGGGTGCGCAGCTGACCCGGCGCCTGCCGGAGCGCGTGGTGCGCGGCTTGCTGTGCGCTTCCCTTTTGATGGCTGGCTGGAAAGTCATTCACTGATTTACTGACGAAAAGTTTATGTACGCCTATACCGACTTCGACCGCCAATTCGTCCGCGCCCGCGCCGCGCAGTTCCGCGACCAGCTTGAGCGCAATATCGCCGGCACGCTGAGCGACGACGAATTCCGCCCGCTGCGCCTGCAAAACGGCTGGTATGTGCAGCGCCATGCACCCATGCTGCGCGTGGCCGTGCCTTACGGCGTGCTGTCCGCCAAGCAACTGCGCCAGCTGGCAGGCATCGCACGTGAGTTCGACCGTGGCTACGGCCACTTCACCACCCGCCAGAACCTGCAATACAACTGGATCCCGCTGGACAAATCAGCCGATGTGATGGACCGCCTGGCCGATGTGGACATGCACGGCATCCAGACCAGCGGCAACTGCATCCGCAATATCACCAGCTGCGCGTTTGCCGGCGTGGCCCCGGACGAAATCGTCGACCCCCGCCCCTACGCCGAAGTGCTGCGCCAGTGGAGCACCTTGCACCCGGAATTCGCCTTCCTGCCGCGCAAGTTCAAGATCGCCATCTCCGGCGCCACGGAAGACCGCGCGGCCATTGCCTGGCATGACATCGGCCTGCAGCTGAAGAAAAACGCCGCCGGCGACATCGGCTTCCAGGTGCTGGTCGGTGGCGGCATGGGCCGCACGCCCATCATCGGCCAGACCATCACCGACTTCCTGCCCTGGCAGCAAATCCTCGTCTACATCGAAGCCATCGTGCGGGTTTACAACCGCTACGGCCGCCGCGACAACCTCTACAAAGCGCGCATCAAGATCTTGGTCAAGGCCGAGGGCCAGGCCTTTTTCGACGATGTGAACAAGGAATTCGAGCAGATTCTTGCGCTCGACGAAGGCGGCCGGGAGCACCTGATTCCGCAGGCCGAACTCGACCGCGTGGCAGCCAGCTTTGTCGTCCCCGCTGGCGTGCAGGCCGTGCCTGGCGTTGACATCTTCGCCGGCGTGCAAGACATCGCCTACAAGCGCTGGCTGGAGCGCAATGTGCACGGCCACCGCTTGAGCGGCTACCGCTGCGTCACGCTGTCGCTCAAGCGCAGCGGCATCGCCCCCGGCGACGCCACCGATGCGCAGATGGAAGGCGCGGCTGAGCTGTCCGAACGCTACAGCCAAGGCGAGGTGCGTGTCAGCCATGACCAGAATCTGGTGCTGCCCTGGGTGCGTGAAAGCGATCTGCCTGCGCTCTTCGAAGCCGCCCGCAGCAATGGTTTCGCCACCCCCAATATCGGCCTGCTGACCGACATGATCGCCTGCCCCGGCGGTGACTTCTGCGCCCTGGCCAATGCCCGCTCCATCCCGGTGGCCGCGGCCATCACCGAGCGCTTTGAGGACCTGGATGAGCAGTACGACATCGGCGACATCGACTTGCACATCAGTGGCTGCATCAACTCCTGCGGCCACCACCACAGCGGCCATATCGGCATCCTCGGCGTCGATAAGGACGGCAAGGAGTGGTACCAAATCTCTCTGGGCGGCTCGGACGGCTCGACCTTGTCGGGCAGCTCGGTAGCCGGCCGCGTTATCGGCCCCTCTTTTGCTGCGGACGAAGTACCGGACGTGATCGAGTCCGTGGTGCAAACCTACCGCAGCCAGCGCAGCAGCGCCGCCGAGCGCTTCATCGACACCGTGCGCCGCATCGGCATCGACCCCTTCAAAGCCCCCGCTAACTCCGTGCGCACGCTGACCGGCGCAGCGCAGTGAACCCGCGCCAGACCATCATGAAATTCATCGACTCTCATCATCCCGAGTGGCACCGCGTTGTGGGCGAAGACGGCCCCAAGCCCGACCCCGATCCCGCGCCGAATTTGCTGCTGACGCTGGAGCAATGGCATGCGGTGCGCGATCACTGGCCAGCCGGTCTGCCCACCGGCATTGAGCTGAGCAATGACTTTGACGTAGAAACCCTGGCCGCCGACCTGCCGCGCTTGAGCCTGATCGTGCTGAACTTCCCCAAGTGGGTGGACGGCCGCGCCTACAGCCAGGCCCATCTGCTGCGCGCCCGCTACCGCTTTGCCGGTGAACTGCGTGCCGCCGGTGAAGTGCTGGTGGACATGCTGCCCCTGTTGGCTCGCACCGGCTTCACGGCTGTGCAATTGCGTGCCGGTGAAAGCGTGGAGGCCGCGCAACGCGCCCTGGACTTTTTCCCGGCCCATTACCAAGGTGATGTGGACGTGACCCAGCCTGTGTTTGCGCGCAAGGTGGTGGCGTGAGCGGGGAAGTCTCATCATTGGGTGGAGTGGGCACGGCGCCTGCGCGCGCCTCGGCCATCGGCCTGTATGCCCGCGCCACGGCCGGCTTCGAAGAGCGGCTGGCGCGCAGCGTCGAGCTGCTCAAGCAAGCCGCGGCCGAGCATGGCCAGGGCCTGATCCAGTCCAGCAGCCTGGGCGCCGAGGACATGGTCATCACCGACCTGATCGCCCGCCACCAGCTGCCGATTGCCATCGCCACCCTGGACACCGGCCGCCTGCACCCCGAAACCCTGGCCCTGCTGCCGCAGATCGAGCAAGCCTATGGCCTGAAGGTCTTGGTGTTCAGCCCGGTGCATGACGCGGTGATCACCTTTGTCCGCACGCGTGGCGCTGACGCGATGTACGAAAGCCTGGCCCTGCGCAAGGAATGCTGCGCGGTGCGCAAGCTGGAGCCCTTGAAGCGCATGCTAGACGGCCGCACCGCCTGGATCACCGGCTTGCGCCGCGAACAGTCCAGCAACCGCGCCGACGTGCCCTTCGCCGAACCCGATGGCGCCGGCCGCGTCAAATTCAATGCCTTGGCCGAGTGGAGCTGGGCCGATGTGTGGCATTACATCGCCAGCTACAAAGTGCCTTTCAACGCCTTGCATGACCAGTTCATGCCCAGCATTGGCTGCGCCCCTTGCACCCGCGCCATCTCGGTTGGCGAAGATTTCCGCTCGGGCCGCTGGTGGTGGGAGGACGAAAACGCCAAGGAATGCGGCCTGCACAAGGCCCATTCGAACGAAGAACTGAAGTCAGGAACCGCTGCATGAACGCCCCTCTCAATCCGCAAGCACTGGCCGCCACGGTGGACCAGCGCCATCTGGACCATTTGGAAGAAGAGGCCATCTTCATCCTGCGCGAAGTGGCCGCCGCCTTCGAGCGCCCGGGCCTGCTGTTCTCCAGCGGCAAGGATTCCTGCGTGGTGCTGCGCCTGGCCGAGAAGGCCTTCAAGCAACGCGTGGCCGGCAATGAGTTCAAGGGCAAGCTGCCCTTCCCGCTGGTGCATGTGGACACTGGCCATAACTTCCCCGAAGTGATCGAGTTCCGCGAGAAGCGCGTGGCCGAGATGGGCGAGCGCCTGATCGTTGCGCACATGGACGAGTCGATCAAAAAAGGCACCGTGCGCCTGGCCCATCCGCTGGAATCGCGCAACGGCCACCAGACCGTGACCCTGCTGGAAGCGATTGAAGAGCATCGCTTCGATGTGCTGATCGGCGGCGCCCGCCGCGATGAGGAAAAGGCGCGCGCCAAGGAACGCATCTTCAGCCACCGCGACAGCTTCGGCCAATGGCAGCCCAAGGAGCAGCGGCCCGAGCTGTGGAATTTGTTCAACACCCGCATCCGCCCGGGCGAGCATTTCCGTGCCTTCCCGATCAGCAACTGGACGGAGCTGGATGTATGGCTCTACATCGCCCGCGAAAACATCCCCCTGCCCAGCCTGTACTACCAACATGAACGCCAGGTGATCCGACGCAAGGGCTTGCTGGTGCCGCTGACCGAGGTGACTCCGCCTGAGGCTGGTGAGACGGTGGAAACCGCCACCGTGCGCTTCCGCACCGTGGGCGATATGACTTGCACCTGCCCGGTGGAAAGCACGGCGGCCAACGCCGCCGACATCGTGGCCGAGACGCTGACGGTGACCGTGAGCGAACGCGGCGCCACCCGCATGGACGATAGAACTTCAGAGGCCTCGATGGAGCGCCGCAAGAAGGAAGGGTATTTCTGATGAACGCCGTGACCGACACCCATCTGATCCACGACATTGAAGTGGACAGCCACCACCGCGCCCTGCGCTTCCTGACCGCAGGCAGCGTGGACGATGGCAAGAGCACATTGATCGGCCGCCTGTTGTTCGACAGCCGCGCCATCCTGGCCGACCAGCTCGACACCTTGGAAAAGCGCGCCGCCGGCCAGCCCATCGACCTGAGCTTGTTGACCGACGGCCTGGAAGCCGAGCGCGAGCAAGGCATCACCATCGATGTGGCCTACCGCTACTTCGCCACCAAGACGCGCAAATTCATCATTGCCGATGCGCCCGGCCATGAGCAGTACACGCGGAACATGGTCACCGCCGCCGCCGGCAGCGATGCGGCGGTGGTGCTGGTGGACATCACCAAGCTGGACACTGCCGCGGATGAAGTGGTGCTGCTGCCGCAGACCCGCCGCCACAGCTTGTTGGCGCACTTGCTGCGCGTGCCCAGCATCGTCTTCGCCGTCAACAAGCTGGACGCGCTGGCCCAGCCCGGCCCGGCTTTTGCCGCGGTGAGCAAGGCGCTGCGCGCCTTTGCCGAGCAGGCCGGCATTGCGGTGACCGCCATCGTGCCGGTGTCGGCGCTGCGCGGTGACAACGTCACCCAGCCGCTGGACGGCGAATGGGCGACTTGGTACCAAGGCCCTTCACTGCTGCAGGTGCTGGAAAGCCTGCCGGGCGTGCAGGAAAAAGTTGAAGGCCAACTCTCGATCCCCGTGCAGTACGTGGCCCGCGATTCTGGCGAGCAAGGCGAAGGTGATGGCCGAATGGCCGGAACGGGCTACCAGCCGCGCGCCCTGTGGGGCCGCATTGCCCACGGTCAGGTGAAGGCCGGCGACGAGGTGCAGATTCTGCCCAGCGGCCAAACCGCCATCGTGGCGGAAGTGCGCCGCGCCGGTGAAACCGTCGCGCATTGCGTGGCCGGCGAATCGGCCGGCGTGGTGCTGGACCGCCAGCTCGACGTCTCGCGCGGCGACTGGATCGTCACCCCAGGCTCGGCCACCCCGACCCAGTCCTTCGAAGCCACCCTGGCCTGGTTGGACACCGAGCCCGCCGTGCCCGGCCGCAAATACTGGCTGCGTCATGGCAACCGCTGGGTGCAAGCGCGCATCAGCGCCATCGAGCATCGCCTGGACATCCACACCCTGGCCGAGCAAGACGCGCAGGAACTCAAGGTCAATGAGATCGGCCATGTGCGCATCGAAACGCAATCGCCCCTGCCGGTGGAGCCCTACACGGCCAACCGCCTGGGCGGCAGCCTGATCGTGGTCGACCCAACCAGCAACCGCACCAGCGGCGCCCTGCTGGTGCGCTAACGCGAGCCTTGATCGTCATGGGACAAGTCATTTTCGTCAGTGCCGGCCCTGGGGCCGCCGACCTCATCACGCTGCGCGGCGCGCGGGCCTTGGCCGCCGCTGAGGTGGTGCTGTTCGACGCCCTCACTGACCCGGCCCTGCGCGAACTGGCGCCGAACGCGGTCTGGATCGATGTGGGTAAGCGGGGCTTTTGCGACTCCACCAAGCAGTGCGCCATCAACGCCGCGCTGGTGAAGCAGGCGCAGACGCATGACTTGGTGGTGCGCCTGAAGGGCGGCGACGCCAGCATCTTCGGCCGCCTGGAAGAAGAGCTGCTGGCCTTGCGCGAAGCCGGCATCGCCTGCGAAGTGGTGCCCGGCGTGACCGCAGCCATTGCCGCGGCCGCCCACACGCAACGCCCGCTGACACGGCGCGGCTTAGGCCGCAGCGTCAGCCTCAGCACCGCCATGACGCAAGACGCCGAGTTGCAAGCCCAACAGGCCTGCGCTGACACCGAGGTCTTCTACATGGCCGGCCGGCAACTGCCCGCCCTGGGCCGCAAGCTGCTGGCGGCGGGCTGGGAAGCGGACACGCCGGTCAGCGTGGTTTCGCGCGCCGGCTGCGTCGACGCCCTGGCCAGCGAGCACAGCGTAGCCGAGCTGGCCGAAGCCTCACTGCTGCACAAAGGGCGGCCCACCGTGGTCATCGTGGGTGCAGGCGCCCGCCCGGTGCAGCCAAAATCCGACGCCTTGAAGGCCAGCAAAGCCTCAAATTCCCATATCACCCCAGGACTTGCGCGGCATCAAGCCAAGAACAAGAGCCTGACCGATTAAAATATCCGGTTGACGTTGCCGACCACGGCAACGCCCCGAACCAATTCAAAACGAGCTGATCTATGACCCACGTCGTCCTCGAATCCTGCATCCGCTGCAAGTACACCGACTGCGTCGATGTCTGCCCGGTCGATTGCTTCCGCGAAGGCCAGAACTTCCTCACCATCGATCCGGACGAATGCATCGACTGCGCCGTGTGCATCCCCGAGTGCCCCGTCAACGCCATCGTTCCCGAGGAAGATGTGCCCGGCAATATGCAGCACATGATCAAGCTCAACGCTGAACTGGCCCAGAAGTGGCCCAGCATCACCAAGCGCAAGAGCGCCCTGCCCGACGCTGAAGAGTGGAAAGACCGCACGGACAAATTGTCCCAGCTGATCCGCTGAACCAGCTCGTTCGTACGCCGCTCGGCGCCACAGCGCCGAGCCCAACCAAATGGATACTCAATTGAACGCAGAGACTGCCGTGACGGCCGCCGAGCTCCCCACGCCCGGGCCCAATGTGATTGAAACCGATGCCGTGATCGTCGGCGCCGGCCCGGTGGGCCTGTTCCAGGTGTTTGAACTCGGCCTGCTCGAGATCAAAGCGCACATCATCGACTCGCTGGCTTACCCCGGTGGTCAGTGCATCGAGCTCTATCCCGATAAGCCGATCTACGACATCCCGGCCGTGCCCATCTGCACCGGCAAGGAGTTGACCGACAACCTGCTCAAGCAGATCGAGCCCTTCGGCGCGACCTTCCACCTGGGCCAGGAAGTGACGACTGTCTTGAAGCAAGCCGACGGCCGCTTCTTCGTCGCCACCTCCAAGGGCACGGAGTTTCTGACCAAGACCATCTTCATCGCCGGCGGCGTGGGCTCCTTCCAGCCGCGCACGCTGAAGGTGGATGGCATTGAGAAGTACGAAGGCACGCAGCTGCACTACCGCGTGCGCAATCCCGAGCAGTTCGCAGGCAAGAACCTCGTGGTGGTGGGTGGCGGTGACTCGGCGCTCGATTGGGCCCTGAACTTCTGCGCCGGCAACGAAGACGGTGGCGCCAACAAGGCCGAAAGCGTGATCCTGCTGCACCGCCGCGATGGCTTCCGCGCAGCACCCGCCAGCGTGGCCAAGATGCGCGAGCTGTGCGAGGCCTACGAGATGCAATTCGTGGTCGGCCAGGTTACCGACATCGTCGAGGCCGATGGCGCGCTGAACGCCATCAAGGTCACCGGCGGCGACGGCGTCACCCGCGTGGTGCCTTGCGATCAGCTGCTGGTGTTCTTCGGCCTCTCGCCCAAGCTCGGCCCCATCGCCGAATGGGGTCTGGCCCTGGAGCGCAAGCAAATCGTTGTCGACACCGAGAAGTTCGAAACCAGCGTTCCCGGCATCTTCGCCGTGGGCGATGTGAACACCTATCCGGGCAAGAAGAAGCTGATTCTGTCGGGCTTCCACGAGTGCGCCCTGGCCGCTTTTGCTGCCGCGCCCTATATCTTCCCGGATAAGCGCATCCACCTGCAGTACACCACCACCAGCCCCAAGCTGCACAAGGTGCTGGGCGTGGAATCGCCGGTGTTTGATTAATTGATTGGGTAAAAGATTGATCGGCGGTAGCGCTGATCGATACGCAGCCTCGGCTGCACAGCAAGAAGCCCGCTCACCGCGGGCTTTTTTTTATGGCCGACCGCAGCCAAGCATCCACAGAATCTGTGGACAACTATGGGGACGCCCGGTGGGACATCGCGCGCAAGCCCCTATCCATCGAAGGTTCGACAGCCTGCTTAATGAACGAGCAGTCGGCACTTGCCGCTAGAATCCACCCGTCGCCGCCAGCTGTGCATGCATGCAAACAGCTGGCGGCGCACTTCGCTAGGGGTGCTGGCTCATCAGATGAGCCGGCTGAGATAAAACCCTTTGAACCTGATTGAGTTAATCCTCGCGCAGGGAAGCCAGCTCGCATGCTGCCATCGTCCAAGCCTCGTCAAGCACGAGCCTTGGGCGCCGTTCAGCATCTCGCTTGCCCCCTGCCATCGCTTGAAGTCCCGATGGCATACCCACAAATCTCCCAGTCCTTGATCGCAACTGCCGCCCTGCTCGCCTGCTCGGCGACCCTGGCTCAATCCACCCTGCCCGCCGTCACCGTGACCGGCCGCGGCGCCGATGCGCCCGTCAGCGTCGGCGGCTTTGGCGAGACGCCCATCGCCAAACTGCCCATGCAGGCCAATGTCCTGAGCGCGGAACGTCTGCAAGAGTCGGGGCTGAGCTCATTGGCCGGCATCACCGCCCTGGACGCCTCGCTCAGCGATGCCTACAACTCCAACGGCTATGTGTCCTATCTGAAGATCCGTGGCTACGACCTGGACAACCGCTTCAACTACCGCCGCGACGGCCTGCCCATCAATGCAGAGACGGCACTGAACCTGGGTAACAAGTCCAGCCTGGAAGTGCTCAAGGGCAGCAGCGGCATCCAGGCCGGCACCAGCTCGCCTGGCGGCCTGGTGAATCTGCTGGTCAAACGCCCCACGGCCAAGGACCTCACGGTTGTCGGCTTGAGCGTGAGTGAGCGTGGCACTGCGGAAGCCTCGGTCGACCTGAGCCGCCGCTTCGGTGAGGGCCAGGCTTTTGGCCTGCGCGTGAACGCCAGCGCCGCGCAGCTCAAGCCCGAGTTCTACACCGCCGATGGCAATCGCCAACTTTTCGCCCTGGCAGGCGATTGGCGCGTGTCGCCCAGCACCTTGCTGGAAGCCGAAGTCGAGTGGAATCGCCAAAGCCAGCCCAGCCTGCCGGGCTTCAGCCTGCTGGGCGACAAGCTGCCCGATGCCAAGCAAATCGACCCGCGCCTCAATCTGAACAACCAGAGCTGGAGCCAGCCCGTGGTGTTCAACAACCGGCATGCCTCGCTGCGCCTGACTCACAAGTTGAATGCGGACTGGACGGCCAAGGCCCATCTGGGTCTGCAGCGCTTGAAGACGGATGATCGCCTGGCCTATGCCAACGGTTTGTATGACCCCAATACCTACGAGTGCGCGCCTTGCGACCGCTACAGCGCTGCGGGCACCTTCTCGGTCTGGGATTTCCGCAGTGAAAACGAACGCCGCAACAGCGATGCCCTAGATCTCAATCTGGCCGGCAAGTTTGACACTGCCGGCCTGCGCCATACGGTGAGCACAGGTCTGCTCATGAGTCGCTTCAACAGCCGCTTCGATCGCCAAGCCTACAACCTCGTCGGCGTGGGCAATATTCAAGGCAACGCTCAATTGCCTGCCGACCCTAGCCTGACC is a window of Paucibacter sp. KCTC 42545 DNA encoding:
- a CDS encoding sulfite exporter TauE/SafE family protein, yielding MDWIAIASGFGVGAIVGVTGVGGGSLMTPLLLSVFKLNPAVAIGTDLWFAAITKLSGSAAHARHGHVKWGITGLLLAGSIPASIATVALMHFTGITKGWASTLTFSLGIALLLTAVVVAFKKSWQAVGLRLERVIPASRKPALTIASGVILGVLVSLSSIGAGAIGATLILLIYPRLETRYIVGSDIAHAVPLTLVAGIGHATLGHVNWGLLLPLLIGSIPGIWLGAQLTRRLPERVVRGLLCASLLMAGWKVIH
- a CDS encoding DUF934 domain-containing protein; the protein is MKFIDSHHPEWHRVVGEDGPKPDPDPAPNLLLTLEQWHAVRDHWPAGLPTGIELSNDFDVETLAADLPRLSLIVLNFPKWVDGRAYSQAHLLRARYRFAGELRAAGEVLVDMLPLLARTGFTAVQLRAGESVEAAQRALDFFPAHYQGDVDVTQPVFARKVVA
- a CDS encoding phosphoadenylyl-sulfate reductase, with the protein product MSGEVSSLGGVGTAPARASAIGLYARATAGFEERLARSVELLKQAAAEHGQGLIQSSSLGAEDMVITDLIARHQLPIAIATLDTGRLHPETLALLPQIEQAYGLKVLVFSPVHDAVITFVRTRGADAMYESLALRKECCAVRKLEPLKRMLDGRTAWITGLRREQSSNRADVPFAEPDGAGRVKFNALAEWSWADVWHYIASYKVPFNALHDQFMPSIGCAPCTRAISVGEDFRSGRWWWEDENAKECGLHKAHSNEELKSGTAA
- the cysD gene encoding sulfate adenylyltransferase subunit CysD yields the protein MNAPLNPQALAATVDQRHLDHLEEEAIFILREVAAAFERPGLLFSSGKDSCVVLRLAEKAFKQRVAGNEFKGKLPFPLVHVDTGHNFPEVIEFREKRVAEMGERLIVAHMDESIKKGTVRLAHPLESRNGHQTVTLLEAIEEHRFDVLIGGARRDEEKARAKERIFSHRDSFGQWQPKEQRPELWNLFNTRIRPGEHFRAFPISNWTELDVWLYIARENIPLPSLYYQHERQVIRRKGLLVPLTEVTPPEAGETVETATVRFRTVGDMTCTCPVESTAANAADIVAETLTVTVSERGATRMDDRTSEASMERRKKEGYF
- a CDS encoding sulfate adenylyltransferase subunit 1; the protein is MNAVTDTHLIHDIEVDSHHRALRFLTAGSVDDGKSTLIGRLLFDSRAILADQLDTLEKRAAGQPIDLSLLTDGLEAEREQGITIDVAYRYFATKTRKFIIADAPGHEQYTRNMVTAAAGSDAAVVLVDITKLDTAADEVVLLPQTRRHSLLAHLLRVPSIVFAVNKLDALAQPGPAFAAVSKALRAFAEQAGIAVTAIVPVSALRGDNVTQPLDGEWATWYQGPSLLQVLESLPGVQEKVEGQLSIPVQYVARDSGEQGEGDGRMAGTGYQPRALWGRIAHGQVKAGDEVQILPSGQTAIVAEVRRAGETVAHCVAGESAGVVLDRQLDVSRGDWIVTPGSATPTQSFEATLAWLDTEPAVPGRKYWLRHGNRWVQARISAIEHRLDIHTLAEQDAQELKVNEIGHVRIETQSPLPVEPYTANRLGGSLIVVDPTSNRTSGALLVR
- a CDS encoding nitrite/sulfite reductase is translated as MYAYTDFDRQFVRARAAQFRDQLERNIAGTLSDDEFRPLRLQNGWYVQRHAPMLRVAVPYGVLSAKQLRQLAGIAREFDRGYGHFTTRQNLQYNWIPLDKSADVMDRLADVDMHGIQTSGNCIRNITSCAFAGVAPDEIVDPRPYAEVLRQWSTLHPEFAFLPRKFKIAISGATEDRAAIAWHDIGLQLKKNAAGDIGFQVLVGGGMGRTPIIGQTITDFLPWQQILVYIEAIVRVYNRYGRRDNLYKARIKILVKAEGQAFFDDVNKEFEQILALDEGGREHLIPQAELDRVAASFVVPAGVQAVPGVDIFAGVQDIAYKRWLERNVHGHRLSGYRCVTLSLKRSGIAPGDATDAQMEGAAELSERYSQGEVRVSHDQNLVLPWVRESDLPALFEAARSNGFATPNIGLLTDMIACPGGDFCALANARSIPVAAAITERFEDLDEQYDIGDIDLHISGCINSCGHHHSGHIGILGVDKDGKEWYQISLGGSDGSTLSGSSVAGRVIGPSFAADEVPDVIESVVQTYRSQRSSAAERFIDTVRRIGIDPFKAPANSVRTLTGAAQ
- the fdxA gene encoding ferredoxin FdxA — protein: MTHVVLESCIRCKYTDCVDVCPVDCFREGQNFLTIDPDECIDCAVCIPECPVNAIVPEEDVPGNMQHMIKLNAELAQKWPSITKRKSALPDAEEWKDRTDKLSQLIR
- the cobA gene encoding uroporphyrinogen-III C-methyltransferase; the protein is MGQVIFVSAGPGAADLITLRGARALAAAEVVLFDALTDPALRELAPNAVWIDVGKRGFCDSTKQCAINAALVKQAQTHDLVVRLKGGDASIFGRLEEELLALREAGIACEVVPGVTAAIAAAAHTQRPLTRRGLGRSVSLSTAMTQDAELQAQQACADTEVFYMAGRQLPALGRKLLAAGWEADTPVSVVSRAGCVDALASEHSVAELAEASLLHKGRPTVVIVGAGARPVQPKSDALKASKASNSHITPGLARHQAKNKSLTD
- a CDS encoding NYN domain-containing protein; its protein translation is MHPHSPQRFEPTKVAIYWDFENLHAVLANNAHGDGAYSENRFKPQPVFVDLKPILEYAASLGDIIINRAYGNWQFFANYRHALNEAGVDLIQMFPRGSNMKNSADIRMALDALSDVHNHPHLTHVVVISSDSDFISLAQKVKQAGRFIAGVGVAGYSNRFWSASCNEFKFYQNLLAASAEPGVALEAPLVPAPTATADADAEEAVGSPSLDDAKQALQRALKQLVDRNGENYVSRSALKVFIKRLLPSFDEQALGCSNFSEFLHRFPELVIEVDAISGGHVALVGQAIGLSNSDTDAPEPD
- the ybiB gene encoding DNA-binding protein YbiB; the encoded protein is MQFSSLIKDVGRGIKGARALDSATAEALFGAILDREVPDMELGAILLALRIKGESQAELAGFERAMQARTARLEVPRGPRCVLLPTFNGARKQANLLPLVALLLAREEVPVLIHGRHDFDSRESPFALLAALGLPLADSVPEASQQLAVKRLACLPLACLNPGLDALMALRPRLGVRNSGHSVAKLLDAAPGRSVRVVAVTHPEYLISMGEALQASTTPGGRALLMKASEGEAYAHLRRKAQFYGFINGERHDLHDADSQDLDWPLSDARDAAANAHLIQAMLAGEETIPPRIQEQVQVLARLARD